CCCGATACCCAAGGACGGCGGATTCGTCAAAGTACCGACCTGGAAGTTCGCGGGCGAGCGCAAGTTCAACCGAGGTCTACTGCTGGCGAAGAGAAAGGCCGACCTGTGGGACGCCGCTCTGCGGCTGATGCCGAACGACGAGCGTAAGCGCGCTCTCGCGACCGAGAACGCCAAGCTGCGCGCCGGCATCGCCACCCTCGGCAACTTCATCGACCTCTACCGCGCATATGCGCAGACCGAAATCATCTTCGACGACCGCAACGCCCGCGCGCTGAACAACGCCCTTCCGGCCGAGGTGCGCGAGGACCGTGGCTTCGATGTGGAGCGGATCGACTGGGAAGAGTACCTGCAGAAGGTGCACCTCCCCGCCATCAGCGAGCTGACAGCGGCCTACCGTCGCCGGAAGGCCGCGGCCGCCCGGCCGGCGAACGCCCGCCCGGCACGCGAACTGCCTCAACGTACCGACGTACTCGCCGTCTTCGACCTCGAACGGACCGTCGTCGACTCCAACATCGTCGAGCAGTACCTATGGGTGCGCACCTCCGGCTTCCGCAAGGCGGCCTGGCCGAAGGAGGCAGCGGACCTGCTCGCCTCGCTGCCCGGCTACCTCCGCGCCGAGAAGCGTGACCGCGGCGAGTTCATCCGTGCGTTCCTGCGCCGCTACCGCGGCATGCCCATCGCCCGTCTCGAGGAGGTCGTGCGGCGCGGCTACGCCGACACGATGCTGCGGCACACGAGCGCAGACGCCGTGGCGCGCATCCGCGAGCACCGTGCGGCGGGTCACCGCACCGTCCTGGTCACCGGCTCCGTCGGCCTGCTCGCCGCTCCGCTCGCCGACCTGTTCGACGAGGTCGTCGGGAGTTCCATGCACGTGAAGGACGGTGTGCTCACCGGCTACCTCGGGAAGCCGCCGCTCGTCGGCGAGGCGAGGGCCGCGTGGCTTCAGCGGTACGCCGAGGAGGGCGGCTACGACCTCGCGGCCTCCTACGGCTACGGCGACAGCCACTGTGACCTGTCGTGGCTGTCACTGCTGGGCAAGCCCTCGGCGATCAACCCCGACGCCGAACTGGCGCGCGAGTCGCACAAGAGAAACTGGAACATCTACCGCTGGAAGAGCGGCGGTTCGGGCGTGCGCCGCGACGTCATCGCGGCACGGGCGACGATTCCGACACGCACCGACGAGAAGAGTGACTGATGGCTTTCGACATCGACAAGTACACGAAGAACTCCACCGGCGTGCAGTGGGCCGACCTCGACTTCGACGAGTTCGAGCGCGACCCGCTGTCCGAGGAGACGCTGCGCACGCTGCGCTACATGTGCGACGTCGAATACCACACGGTCTGCTACATGCGTGACCTGCTGACGACCCCGTCTCACAACGAGCCCGCGGTGGGCGCTTTCATGACGATGTGGAACCGCGAGGAGTTCTGGCACGGCGAAGCGCTCGCGGCCGTGCTGGGGCGCCACGGCATCCGAGTCGACTTCGACGAGCTCAAGGCGACCCGTCTGAAGCTCGGCTGGAGGGATCGCTTGGCGCCGGTGAAGCTGACGGCGATGGGTCGGTTGGTCGGAAACGACTTCGTCGCCGTGCACATGGCGTGGGGCGCGGCGAACGAGTGGTCGGCGACCGCGGCGTACCACAGGCTCGCGGCGCTGGAGAGCCACCCGGTGCTGGTACCGCTGCTGAGGCGGATCGCACAGCAGGAGACGAAGCACGTCGCGTTCTACGCGTCGCAGGCGCGTGACCGGCTCGCGGCAAGCAAGAAGGCCCGCGTGATCGCCCGCTTTGCGCTCGAGAAGGCCTGGGGCCCGGTCGGCTCGGGCGTCATGTCCGAGGACGAGATCACTCACGTCATGACGCACCTCTTCGCGGGTTCCGAGGGCCGCAAACTCATCCGTGACATCGACTCGCACATCGCGAAGCTGCCGGGTATGGACGGGCTGCGCATAGTCGAGGACTCCATGGACAACCGCGGCATCGCTGCCTGACGCCGCTGTCAAAACGGCTTCGGTCACCGACGGCATGACGTGGCACCACCATCGGTCGCGGACCGGGCCCGCTGAACTCGCCGGTACCGAAGGTGGTATCTGCCACGTGGTGCGCGTGCTCCACGGTGCAGCGCCGGGCGCGCCAGCCGGAGGCGTGCACGCGCACCGGCCCCTCCATGACGTTGCCGAGCACGGTGAGGTGCGGGAACGCGGCTGAGACGGAGATCCTTCACTGTTCTCACGGCAGCGGCGGCAACGCCACCTGCTGGATCGGTGAGGTGTTTCCGGCACGGTCGGTGCGATGTGCCGGTTTGGTGTCAGTGGGGGGATGTCAGTGACGGTGTGTTAGGCCGGTGCGTTGTCGCTGATCGGGTGTTGAGCGAGGGCGTGGTCACTGACACGGGGCGGTACCTGGGGCGGGCGTGGCTGGCATAGGGCGGTACACCCCACTCCGCTCCACTGTCTTGAGAACGGCACTTCTGATCCTTCCGAGGGGCTGCACGGTGGTCCGTGTCGGTTTTTGCGCGGGCGGAAGGGGGCGGGGTGGGGGAGCCGGGCGCGTGGGGTGAGGTCGCGGCGGGGCTGAGGGTGTCCAGACCGGTGCTGGTGGCGCGGCTGCTGGAGCTCGAGGCGGCCGGGGCGCTGACCACGGCGCATGTGCGTGCGGGCATCAGGTGGCGGCGGGGTCGGAAGTGGGGCGAGATGCCGCTGAACGCGGACAGGAACCGCTGGGCCTCGCTCACTGAGCGGAAGCCCTTCATCGGCCGTTCGCGCTGTCTGGTGGGCTGGTGGCTGTTCTCCGCCCGGTTGTTCGGGTTCTTCGACTGGCGGTGCTCGACGGAGGGTAGGACCTCGCGGTGGGTGGCGCCGTAGGAGCGGAGCTTGTCGGTGACGATCACCCGCGGCACCGTTCGGCTCTTCTTCATCAGCCTGTGGAAGAAGCGCCTGGCCGCGGCCTTGTCCCGCCGGTTCTGCACCAGGATGTCCAGGACGTTGCCGTCCTGGTCGACGGCCCGCCACAGGTACTTCTGTTCCCCGTTGATCTTGATGAAGACCTCGTCCATGTGCCACTTGTCCCGGGGCCGCGGCTGCCGGCGGCGCAGCGCGTGGCGTAGTTCTGCCCGAACTTCGCGCACCAGCGGCGCACCGTCTCGTACGAGACGGCGATCCCGCGCTCGAGCATCGGCTTCTCGACCTCGCGGAACGACAGCGGGAAGCGGAAGTACAGCCACACACAGTGGGAGATGACCTCGACCGGGTACCGGTGCCCCTTGTACGACAGCGACACGGCCCCCACCGACAGCCCCCTCCAGCACGATCAACCAGAAGATCATCCCCCCGGCCAACCAACGTGACAGTGCTCAGCCGGTGGTTTTACGGTGAGTAAGCGGGGGCGGTCCTGGCGCGTCCTCAGCAAGGTGCGCACCGACCCCGCCTGGGCGACCGCCCATGGCAGGGCCTTGCTGGTCCTCACGAACCGCGAAGTCGCCCGATAACCGACGATCTTCACCAAAGTCACCTGCCACCTGCCACCTGCCGCCTGCCAGCGCGAGCATCCCGATCCCCACGCACACCAGCCCTGTGACCAGCAACTTCAGCTTGCACACGTCCCGCTGGACCAGTTCGACGGGCCGATAAACCGTGCGCGAGACCGGATCGATGGGACATAGGCCGGCCGCCAGTCCCGGATCCGTCCTTGAGGAGGTCATGCCCCTCTTGCAGCCGATCCGCTTGGCGATCACCGAACACGTCTGCGCTTTCGGCCGACGTCACCTGCTTGTGCCGTCGGCGGATGCAACAGTCACGCCACCGTCCGCGTCAACCCAGCTCGCCAACCGGCCAGGGCATCTTGGATGCGGTGTCACCCGCAGTCGTTGCGGTTGATCTTCAGGCTGCGGGTCTGGTCGTTGAGGTTGTAACCGCGCAGGTCGTGGAGGGAGCCGCCGCTCTTGGTGACGCAGACCCAGCCTCCGGCGTAGTTGCGCTTTTCGTAGACGCGGGCGGTGCGTTCGGAGTTGTTACGGATGGAGCTGCCGCGGTCGCGGATGGCGGAGGGCAGGTCCTTGACGCTGCCGTCGACGGCCCGTTTCACCCAGGGCTGGCCGCCGAAGTTGATCTCGCGGTAGATGCAGACGTAGCCGTCCGGGCAGTCGATGCCGGCCGCCTGCACGGGGCGGGGGGTGACATCGGCAGTGGGAGCGGTCATCAGCAGCGGAGCGAGGACGGCGGCTGCCGCCAGGACCGTGCGTGTGCGAGTCGTCATCACGCGCACACATGTAGCAGCGCTGGGCCCGACACGCTGGGAGCGGGAGGCCGGTCACTCTTTGGCTACTCCCGCTTCCCTCGTACGGCCGAGCCCGCCCTGTCTGGCCTGCGGGCGCCGGTATCCGTCAAAAGCCGGACGGCCGCCATGTGACCTGGCCAGAGCCGGCAGGCCGGACACCGGGCCGCTCTCTTGTGCCACCGTCACCAGCACCCGGAGCAGACCGTGCACCGTCATGAGCGCACCGTGCCCTGGCCCGCGCCGGCATCAGCCCACGAGCCGCCCGTCTGCCCCGCATGCGCGCGCACGGCAGCACCAGCCGTCATGGCGTCTGCCAATCAGTTCTGCGCCTCGAATCCCGACAGGAGTGCCCGGGGGTCGAAGGTCACCCGGATGCGGGTGACCTTCCCGTCCTCGACATGCATCCAGTTCGCCGTCGGGGTAGGTGGCGCAACGCTTGTGCACAGGTCAAACCAGGTGATCACTTCACCACCTTCCGCCACCCGCATCTTCACGTCGATCTTCTCCAGCACCTGGCCAAGCCCCTTCAGTCCAGCGAGCGCTTCGTCTACCCCCGATGCCGTTCCCAGCGCTCCGACGAAGTCGACATTCTCGGCCAGCACCCCCCGCAAGGTATCGAAGTCGCCCGCCTCCCAGGCGGTGAAGTAGGTCTCGGCAAGCTCTCGCGCAGTCCTGGTCGTCATGCCTCCATCCTTCAATCATCCGATCCATCCGTCCAACAGATGGATCAGATGGCATCTATCGTCATTGGGCATGGAGATGCACCAACTGCGCTACTTCGCCGCCATCGTGGACGAGGGCACCTTCACCGCTGCCGCCCATCGCCTGCACGTCAGCCAGTCCGGCATCAGCACCCAAGTGGCCAAGCTGGAGCTGGGCCAACAACTGCTCGACCGCTCCGGTCGTCAAATCCGCCTCACCCCGGCTGGCGAGGCCGTTCTCCCCCTTGTGAAAAGCGCCCTCGCCACTCTCGAGGCCATCAAGCTGTAGTGCCCGCGGCTGAAACGCGTTGATGCCCATGTGCTGGGCACGTCATGCTTCTTTCGTCGCGCGGCTTGGAACTGTCGCGGTCGAGATGTTGGAGAGACACGTGGCAACGACGGGTGTGCGGTCACAGGAAGAAGTATTGGCGCGGCACCGTGCCAACCTTGAGGCGTTCGTGCTGCGGGCACGCCGGGTGGAAGCGCACTCGCTGGCGGCCGAGTGGGACGAGCTGGTGGCTTTGGCTGGGGCCCCGTACACAGTGACTGTGCTTGAAAATGGGGAAGCGCGTTTTCGTCAGGATCTTCCGGCCGAAGAGGTAGTGGAATCTGCTGCCGCGAGGATCAGGCCACTCCTCTTGGAGACTGACGCCTGCTCGTACCTGAAGGCGCTAGCCGGGGTGGGGTTCTTCTGCCGGTCGATGCCGGACGACCAGACGTGGGTGAGGACAGCACGGGCTGAGTGGCGAGCGAGAACAGGATCCGCACCCACGAGGGGGAGCGGGTACCAAGTCATGATCGGCAACGCCGTCACCAGCCAGGCTGCCGATCTGGATGACCAGCGCCTGGCGATGGCGTGGATCTACGGTGATGTCGTTCACCACGACACGGAACGGCTCAAGGAAACTGACCCATTTGGCCTGACCGAACGATTTCGCGCCGCAGCGCCTCTGGTCGCCTGGGTCATGGTCAGAGCGATCGAACTGCTCAACTACGTTCGAGCCCTTCAGGAATGCGGAGCCCTTGAGCTCCAGCCTGAGGTGTTCGATCAAGAAGTGGTGCTGCAGGCGACCTCGTGGGAGCACACCGGGCGGGTGTACAGCGCGCCCGTTGGCACGCCTGCTCCCGTCGATGCCCTCACACCCATTGGAGAGGGATGGACCCCGCTGTCAGGTAACGCTGTGCTGCGGCAAGCAGAGGAGTGACGGACGCCGGACTGGACGGCAAACAGCTCGCCCAGGCGTGCGGGTGGCATCCGTCCAAGGTGTCGCGGATATCGACCGCGAAGACCTCGCCGTCCGCCGACGACATCCGGGTGTGGTGCCAGGCATGCGGCGCGGACGACCAGACAGATGACCTCATCGCCTCTCTGCGGGCCGTGGAGGGCATGTGGGTGGAGTGGCGCAAGATGGAGCGCGCCGGGCTCCGGCAGGCGCAGGAAGCCCGCTTGCCGCTGTATGAGTGGACACGCTGGTTCCGGTCCCTCTCGCCGGGGCTCATCCCCGGACTGATCCAGACGTACGGCTACACGGAGGACGTGTTGCGGGCCGTCCAGCGGCGGCGCGTCGAAATCGACGACGTGGCCGATGCCGTGCCGGCGCGGATGGAGCGCCAGCGCGTGCTGTACGAGGGGTACCGCCGTTTCGCGTTCCTGGTCGAGCAGTCGACCCTGTCCAACGCGCCCGGTGAGCCGGACACGCAGCAGGAGCAGCTTGAGCATCTGCTGACGGTCGCCGCACTGCCCAACGTCAGCCTGGGCGTGGTCCGCACACGGATGGGCCGGACACGGATGCCGGTAGAGGGCTTCTGGATCTACGACCAGGCACAGGTCAACGTCGAGCTGGTTTCCGGCTACCTCACGATCACACAGCCCCGGGAGGTGGCCATGTACGCCGACACGTTCGCCGAGCTGGCCGACAACGCGGTCTACGGTGCTAAGGCCCGCGCCCTGATCAGGGCGGCCATGGACTCGCTCCGGTGATTGCCTTGCAATCGCGTGCAATTCCGTAGCCCACGGACTGCCGCCGCTCGCAGCCTGGGTCTCATGCGACAGCAGACGACGATGAGCGGACCGGTGAATCTGCAACTTCCTCCGGAGCCCCCACAGCCGAGGCCGAACTGTGACGTGTGCGCCGCGCTGGCCAAGCAGGGGCAGGAAGCACGGGACAGAGGCGACCTGTCGGCCGCGACCGACGCCGATGTGGAGATCCGCAACCACCCGCACCGCACGAGGGGGCGACGGTGACCCGGTCGGTCCTGAGATATGTGCAGCACCGCATCATGCAGCATCCGGACACGGACATCACCCTTGAGGCCGAGTGGTTGAAGTGCGAGTGGACGGCGACGCCCTCGACGGACGGCGCGGCCGTGGACGTCGAGTGCATGGGCTATAGGGCCGGACGGGACACCAGGGCTTCCGGCGCATCTGCACGTCGTTCGCCTTGGTCGAGCGTGTCGAGTAGCCCGGCCGCTTTGCGCGGTGTCAGTGTTTGCCCGGGGGGGCGTCACACCACACACCCAAACGAACGAGGTGCCCATGCCCTTCTCGTCCCAAGCCGGTCGCACGGCCGCAGCAACGCTACTGGCCTCCGGTGCCTTGCTGGCCTCCGGTGCGTTGCTGGCCATTCCATCCACCGCCGGAGCCGAGAATCTGGGCTTCCGCAGCGTCCAGTCGGCTGGCTTCCCTGGCGACGGCAACGACAACAGGAACCACAACAGCAACGACAATGCGGCAACGGCAACGGCAAAGTGCGAGCCGTATATCGGGGTCGGGGACGGTGGTAATGGAGATCCGACGCCGACGCCGACGCCGACGCCGACGGTGACGGTGCGTCAGTGCTAGACGAGGGCAACAGAGAGGCCCCGTCACGCGCGAGGTGAGCCCGTCAACGTTGACTCGCCGATGCCGTTGACCTCGTGCAGTTCATCCACCGAGCGGAAGCCGCCGTGCTGGGTCCGGTAGTCGACGATGTGCTGGGCCAGCACGGGGCCGACGCCGTGCGATGCCGCAGGCCCGGGACAGCGATGGGCCCCGGGTGCACACAGCGCCCGGGGCCGCCCGACAGCGCCACGATGCCGACCAGTTGAGCCCGAGGGCGGCCAGCGCCCACGCCGTACGCGTCGGGCTGCGCGCGGCCGGCCCTGAGGTCTCCCACGGGCGGCTCGCTCCGGTCGCAGCGCGGTGCGCCGCGATCCTGGCCTCCCCGACCCGTGCCGCGTCGCAGGACGGACGCGGACTGCGGCTTGCTCTGGACGACGTCCTGGACCTGGTCGTGCGCGCGACCGGCGACTGGCTCCAGATCGTGGGCACCGGATCGCAGGGCGACACCGTGACCAGCCCGCCTCCCCGCCGCTTCACCTCATAAGGCCCGGTGTTGCGCTAGGTGTTGCGGTAGAGGTTGCGCCAAGTGTTGCGGTAGGTGTTGCGCCGGCCTCCACAGCGCCCCGAGGTCCGTCCAGGTCAACACTGGCGTACGGTGTGGTCGGACCGCTGACATCCCCGTTGCGACCCCCTTCGCCCCTGCCCTGCTTGGAGTTGAGGATGAGGGAGGGGCGGGATGGGCGGCGCGGGCGCTGCCGGGGATCGGGGTGCGCTTGCCGGTCTTGCGCGGCGGCGCCGCCGCCGCGCCGGGGCGCTGACGGACGGCGGCGTGATCGAGGATGCGGTGCAGCTACGGCTTGGGTCAGTCGTCCGTGGGCGGCCCTATGTGGAGCGACCAGTGCCCGGTGAATTCGTCCAGGTCGATCCGCAGCGGCTCCAGCGCATTGGCCTCCTGGACGTCGGCCCGGATGATGCGGCCGGTCCCCAGATGCAGCGACACCCGCAGCTGGCGGCCTATCCGGTTGGGCACTTCCATCCCCATGAGGGGGAGAGACAGCATGGAGCCGGGCTTCAGCACGAAGGGCAGCTCAACGCTCGCGCCGTCGTTCCCGAACTGCACCGGCGCTTGGAAGGTGACAGCGGGGTTGAAGATCAGCTCAGTGCGCCGGGGCCGCTTCCATCCCGCTGCAGGGCCCGCAGCCGCCACAGGGCCCGCTTGATGCGGTGGCCCGGGATGTCGCGCCAGATCGAGTAGCCGACGATCGTCACGTCCAGGCGGCCCACATTCGACACGTCGGTCCGCACCCACCAGTGGCCGTTGTGCTTCAGCCGGGTGGACAAGACCTCGACGCGGCCACCAGTAAGAACCTCCTAACGAAATGATCTTTGAGATGGTTGGATCACTCCAGGACCGATGATCCGGGGGTGCGGGGTGGCGCGGCCGAAGCCATAGGAAGTCGATGACGAGCCGTGGGCGGTGATGGAGCCGCTGCTTCCCAAGGTTGAGCGTCGGATCCGGCATCCGGGACGCAAGCGGCATCCGGACCGGCTGGTGTTCCAGGGCATCCTGTTCGTCCTGCACACCGGGATCGCCTGGGAACACCTGCCGCAGGAACTCGGATTCGGCTCCGGCAGGACCTGCTGGCGTCGCCTGGCCGAGTGGACCGACGTCGGCGTGTGGCCCCGGCTGCACGAGGTCCTCCTGGCCAAGCTTCGCAGCGCGAACGCCCTGGACTTCTCCACGGCGGCGGTCGACGGCTCCCACATCCGCGCGTTAAAGGGGGAGCCAAGACCGGACGAAGCCCTGTCGACCGGGGCAGGACGGGCAGCAAACACCACCTGATCACCGACGCCACCGGCATCCCGCTCGCCGCCACTCTCACCGGCGGCAACCGCAACGACGTCACCCAGCTGATCCCGCTCCTCCAGGCCGTGCCGCCGGTGCGGGGCGAGCGCGGCCGACCTCGGCGCCGACCGGACGTGGTGTTGGGCGACCGCGGCTATGACCACGACAAGTACCGCCGCCTGGTCTGTGACCTCGGCGTGAAACCGCTGATCGCCCGTCGCGGCACCGAGCACGGCTCCGGGCTCGGCACCCAACGCTGGGTCGTGGAGCGCGCGTTCGCTCATCTGCACTGGTTCCGCCGCCTGCGGATCCGCTGGGAGATACGCGACGACATCCACGAAGCCTTCCTCACCCTCGGATGCGCGCTCATCTGTTGGCGGCGATTGCGCTCCGTGTTGAGCGGCGCCGTGGGCTAGTCACCCGCCGCCAGTCGCTTGAGAACTTCCATCGGAGTGAAGCTCCAGCCGACGAGGCGCGGTCCGCTCCAGTTGATGCCGATCATGTATCCCTCTCGGGCGGCTTCAGGCAGATAGCGATCGCGCCAGGCATCCAGGGGTATGGATTCAACACGTCGCCCATGCCCCCAGATCTTCGCCGCTCTCTGGGCCTGGGCTGAGGTCGACCAGTAGGGAAGACTTCGCGTGCCGTCCGCGCAGAGGGGAGCCGGGCTTCCCTCGTCATCCCTAACAAACCAGACCACTCCGCTCTGACGGGCATCTCGGAAGAATGCTGCCGCTTGCGAACCGCTCTGACTCATGCCACTGAGCCTAACGTTGCCCGTCGCTCGTTTCGTTAGGGGTTCTTACTGATCCTTTCGTGAGTTCGGTGGGTGTGGTGGGCGGATGGTCAGACCGGTATGTGCGAGGAATGACCATGGCAGTCGGGGGTTGGCGTTGATGCGGTGGATGCCTTGCTCGGTGGCGTCGGCGACATCGGCGAGCTGGTCGCCGGCGAGGTTGGCGAGTTCACGCTTCTTGAGCGAGGACCACAGCAGTTCCACCGGGTTCAGCTCGGGAGCGTGGGCGGGTAATCGTTCCAGGGTGAGCCAGTCCTGTTCGGCGACCCAGGCCCGCATCGCCCGGCTCCAGTGGGCGGACAGGCCGTCCCTGTCCGCGTACTCGTCTGAGTGCACCACCGAGTACGAAGTTGTGTGCACCACCGCTCAAGCCACGTCCGTGTCCCGCTCGATGACCTGGAGACGGTTCTTGAGCCGGCAGCTGTTGCCGTTGATGGAGACGACCTCGCAGTGGTGCAGGAGGCGGTCGAGAATCGAGGTGGCCAAGACCTCGTCGCCGAAAGACCTGGCCCCTCAGGATGATCGAGCTCTTCTCGTAACGCTTGGAGATGCCCTGGAAGACCAGGTTCGCCTCGGCCCGCTCCAGCGGTTGGTAGCCCACCTCGTCGAACACGAGAACAGCGGGGCGAAGGTAGCCGGTTGGCGGCATTGTCGCGGGCGCCTACAGCGTCGACGACCTGGCCGGGCAATCGTGGCGGCAGGCGAGCACGGGCGAGCCCGAGGCTGATCTGCGGTATATCCGCCAGTACTTCTTCACCATCGACCAGGTTTGCGAACGCCGAGCGGTTCACATGGGTGGCGTCGTCGGTGGACGCTTCTTCGCGAGTCGGGTGGAGACGGCAAGAGTCGCGGCGATCACGGGGTGTGACTCAGTGCCTGAGCGCACCAGGGCTTCTATGGTGCGGCCGGGGTCTGGCAGCGGCAGGATCGCGGTGCCGGCGGGCGGGGCGTCACAGAGCAGGCCGGGGAGAATGGTCACGGCCAGCCCGGTCGCGACGAGGGACAGTGCCGAGCGAAGATCGTCGCAGTTGTGCTCGATGCGGGCGGTGAACCCGGCATTGCGGCAGGCATGCAGCAGAATTTCGCGGCAGCTGCTGGGCTCCGGGGCGGAGATCCAGGCACGGTCGCGCAGGACGCCGAGTCCTTCGCGGCCGACTGCCTCCCGCAGGTGTTCAGGAACGGCGAGCCTGAGCGGGTCGTGAAAGAGTTCGACGGCAGTGGTTCCGCTCGGGGGCTTGGTGCCAAGCAGGTGATAGCGGTACGACACCGTCAGGTCCAGGCTGTGCTGCTTCAGCATGAGGACGGCGTCCTCCGGCTCG
This portion of the Streptomyces canus genome encodes:
- a CDS encoding HAD-IB family phosphatase gives rise to the protein MTAHRAKTELGNAHVLLTGATGFVGQAVLERLLTDHPATRISLLVRGKGSQTGQDRLRQLLRKPVFERWRDAVGAEESERNVRERITVLDGSMTSIPELPSDLDVVIHSASTVSFDPPIHEAFDTNVNGAVSLYEALLASGSDPHVVHVSTCYVGGLRRGVVPEAKLLHDADWRTEWTLATQTHERTELTSREPAMLERFMSRARRNHGKEGPIAAARASENARREWVRSQLVAAGRRRAQSLGWTDVYTLTKALAERAAEDLWGEAGHRLSVVRPAIIESALQHPFPGWIDGFKVADPLIFAYGRGQLPDFPGLPDSILDVIPVDFVVNAILAAAANLTPVDEPKYFHIASGASNPLPFHRMYENVRDYFTQHPIPKDGGFVKVPTWKFAGERKFNRGLLLAKRKADLWDAALRLMPNDERKRALATENAKLRAGIATLGNFIDLYRAYAQTEIIFDDRNARALNNALPAEVREDRGFDVERIDWEEYLQKVHLPAISELTAAYRRRKAAAARPANARPARELPQRTDVLAVFDLERTVVDSNIVEQYLWVRTSGFRKAAWPKEAADLLASLPGYLRAEKRDRGEFIRAFLRRYRGMPIARLEEVVRRGYADTMLRHTSADAVARIREHRAAGHRTVLVTGSVGLLAAPLADLFDEVVGSSMHVKDGVLTGYLGKPPLVGEARAAWLQRYAEEGGYDLAASYGYGDSHCDLSWLSLLGKPSAINPDAELARESHKRNWNIYRWKSGGSGVRRDVIAARATIPTRTDEKSD
- a CDS encoding ferritin-like domain-containing protein produces the protein MAFDIDKYTKNSTGVQWADLDFDEFERDPLSEETLRTLRYMCDVEYHTVCYMRDLLTTPSHNEPAVGAFMTMWNREEFWHGEALAAVLGRHGIRVDFDELKATRLKLGWRDRLAPVKLTAMGRLVGNDFVAVHMAWGAANEWSATAAYHRLAALESHPVLVPLLRRIAQQETKHVAFYASQARDRLAASKKARVIARFALEKAWGPVGSGVMSEDEITHVMTHLFAGSEGRKLIRDIDSHIAKLPGMDGLRIVEDSMDNRGIAA
- a CDS encoding peptidase inhibitor family I36 protein, giving the protein MTTRTRTVLAAAAVLAPLLMTAPTADVTPRPVQAAGIDCPDGYVCIYREINFGGQPWVKRAVDGSVKDLPSAIRDRGSSIRNNSERTARVYEKRNYAGGWVCVTKSGGSLHDLRGYNLNDQTRSLKINRNDCG
- a CDS encoding nuclear transport factor 2 family protein, with amino-acid sequence MTTRTARELAETYFTAWEAGDFDTLRGVLAENVDFVGALGTASGVDEALAGLKGLGQVLEKIDVKMRVAEGGEVITWFDLCTSVAPPTPTANWMHVEDGKVTRIRVTFDPRALLSGFEAQN
- a CDS encoding LysR family transcriptional regulator gives rise to the protein MEMHQLRYFAAIVDEGTFTAAAHRLHVSQSGISTQVAKLELGQQLLDRSGRQIRLTPAGEAVLPLVKSALATLEAIKL
- a CDS encoding helix-turn-helix domain-containing protein — protein: MTDAGLDGKQLAQACGWHPSKVSRISTAKTSPSADDIRVWCQACGADDQTDDLIASLRAVEGMWVEWRKMERAGLRQAQEARLPLYEWTRWFRSLSPGLIPGLIQTYGYTEDVLRAVQRRRVEIDDVADAVPARMERQRVLYEGYRRFAFLVEQSTLSNAPGEPDTQQEQLEHLLTVAALPNVSLGVVRTRMGRTRMPVEGFWIYDQAQVNVELVSGYLTITQPREVAMYADTFAELADNAVYGAKARALIRAAMDSLR
- a CDS encoding ComEA family DNA-binding protein gives rise to the protein MLAQHIVDYRTQHGGFRSVDELHEVNGIGESTLTGSPRA
- a CDS encoding DUF2750 domain-containing protein yields the protein MSQSGSQAAAFFRDARQSGVVWFVRDDEGSPAPLCADGTRSLPYWSTSAQAQRAAKIWGHGRRVESIPLDAWRDRYLPEAAREGYMIGINWSGPRLVGWSFTPMEVLKRLAAGD
- a CDS encoding transposase, coding for MVHSDEYADRDGLSAHWSRAMRAWVAEQDWLTLERLPAHAPELNPVELLWSSLKKRELANLAGDQLADVADATEQGIHRINANPRLPWSFLAHTGLTIRPPHPPNSRKDQ
- a CDS encoding LysR family transcriptional regulator, which translates into the protein MIDVKRLVILRDLAEYGKVSIVAGLHGVTSSAISQQLRALEAEADAALVYREGRGVQLTAAGSALAAECEHVLAALERAEGAVRALDDDLSGELSIGCAPSALTSVAAPLVAALAALHPGLRPKIIQAEPEDAVLMLKQHSLDLTVSYRYHLLGTKPPSGTTAVELFHDPLRLAVPEHLREAVGREGLGVLRDRAWISAPEPSSCREILLHACRNAGFTARIEHNCDDLRSALSLVATGLAVTILPGLLCDAPPAGTAILPLPDPGRTIEALVRSGTESHPVIAATLAVSTRLAKKRPPTTPPM